The Budorcas taxicolor isolate Tak-1 chromosome 2, Takin1.1, whole genome shotgun sequence genome window below encodes:
- the STX1A gene encoding syntaxin-1A, translating into MKDRTQELRTAKDSDDDDDVTVTVDRDRFMDEFFEQVEEIRGFIDKISENVEEVKRKHSAILASPNPDEKTKEELEELMSDIKKTANKVRSKLKSIEQSIEQEEGLNRSSADLRIRKTQHSTLSRKFVEVMSEYNATQSDYRERCKGRIQRQLEITGRTTTSEELEDMLESGNPAIFASGIIMDSSISKQALSEIETRHSEIIKLENSIRELHDMFMDMAMLVESQGEMIDRIEYNVEHSVDYVERAVSDTKKAVKYQSKARRKKIMIVICCVVLGIVIASTFGGIFG; encoded by the exons GCCAAGGACAGCGACGATGATGACGACGTCACTGTCACTGTGGACCGAGACCGCTTCATGGATGAATTCTTCGAGCAG GTGGAGGAGATCCGCGGCTTCATTGACAAGATCTCAGAGAACGTGGAGGAGGTGAAGCGGAAACACAGCGCCATCCTGGCCTCCCCCAACCCTGACGAGA AGACaaaggaggagctggaggaacTCATGTCCGACATAAAGAAGACTGCAAACAAAGTCCGCTCCAAGTTAAAGA GCATCGAGCAGAGCATCGAGCAGGAGGAAGGCCTGAACCGCTCCTCCGCAGACCTGAGGATCCGAAAGACGCAG CACTCCACGCTGTCCCGGAAGTTCGTGGAGGTGATGTCCGAGTACAACGCCACGCAGTCTGACTACCGTGAGCGCTGCAAGGGCCGCATCCAGAGGCAGCTGGAAATCA CCGGCCGGACCACGACCAGCGAGGAGCTGGAGGACATGCTGGAGAGTGGGAACCCCGCCATCTTTGCCTCCGGG ATCATCATGGACTCCAGCATCTCGAAGCAGGCCCTGAGTGAGATTGAGACACGCCACAGTGAGATCATCAAGCTGGAGAACAGCATCCGGGAGCTGCATGACATGTTCATGGACATGGCCATGCTCGTGGAGAGCCAG GGGGAGATGATTGACAGGATTGAGTACAACGTGGAACATTCGGTGGACTATGTGGAGAGGGCCGTGTCAGACACCAAAAAGGCTGTCAAGTACCAGAGCAAGGCTCGCCGG AAGAAGATCATGATCGTCATCTGCTGTGTGGTCCTGGGCATCGTGATCGCCTCCACCTTCGGGGGCATCTTTGGATAG